The DNA region TCGACAATATACTGCTGACGAACGGCATCTCCGGACGTCGCTTTAAACGCTTTGTGATCCACCAGCAGCACCAGCACGTCCGCCGTCGCCAGCGCGTCGTCCAGCGCCGTCAGCGTGCAGTGCCCCGCCAGTTTTGCCGGTAATTCATGAATGTTCGGCTCAACCACCAGCGTTTCACCCTTGTGCCATTCGGCAATCATCTCGGCAATTTCCATCGCCGGGCTTTCACGCAGATCGTCAATATTGGGTTTAAATGCCAGACCAAAGCAGGCAATCTTCAGCTCGCTGGCGCGCTTGCCGCTCTCTGCCAGGCAATCCGCTACCGTCGATTTAACCTGACTGAGCACCCAATGAGGCTTGCTGTCGTTCACTTCACGCGCGGTGCGGATCAGGCGTGCCTGCGCTGGATTTTGCGCCACGATAAACCACGGGTCGACGGCGATACAGTGCCCGCCCACACCCGGGCCCGGCTGGAGTATGTTTACACGCGGATGGCGATTCGCCAGGCTAATCAATTCCCAGACGTTAATCCCCTGATCGGCACAAATCAGCGACAGTTCGTTCGCAAAAGCGATATTCACGTCGCGGAAGCTATTTTCCGTCAGCTTGCACATCTCGGCAGTGCGGGAGTTGGTTACCACGCACTCGCCTTCAAGGAAAATCTTGTACAGCGCGCTGGCGCGTTCGGAACAGACGGGCGTCATACCGCCAATAACGCGGTCGTTTTTAATCAGCTCGACCATGACCTGACCCGGCAGCACGCGCTCCGGACAGTAGGCGATGTTGATATCCGCCTGCTCTCCCGCCTGCTGCGGGAAACGTAAATCAGGGCGCGCGTCGGCCAGCCACTGTGCCATCTGCTCGGTGGCCCCCACCGGGGAGGTCGACTCCAGGATCACCAGCGCCCCTTTCTTCAGCACCGGTGCGATGGATCTTGCCGCCGCCTCAACGAACGCCATGTCGGGCTCGTGGTCGCCTTTAAAGGGCGTTGGAACGGCAATCAGGTAGGCATCCGCTTCTACCGGGATCGTGCTGGCACGCAGGAAGCCTCCCTCCACCGCCTCTTTCACCACGCGGTCAAGAGCAGGCTCCACAATATGAATTTCGCCACGGTTAATGGTCTCCACCGCGCGGGCGTTGATATCCACACCGACAACCTGTTTTTGACGAGAGGCAAACGCCGCCGCGGTGGGCAGGCCGATGTAGCCAAGACCAATGACAGAGATGGTATTAAAACTCATAGCGATACCCGATTGTGTTTAAGTGCATGCAAAATACGGCCACAGGCCTGCCCGTCTCCATACGGATTATGGGCCCGGCTCATCGCCTGGTAGGCTTCATCGTCGTGCAGCAGGTGCGTGACCTCTTCGACGATGAGCTGCGCGTTGGTGCCGACCAGACGGACGGTACCGGCTTTGACCGCTTCAGGACGTTCGGTCGTTTCACGCATTACCAGCACCGGTTTACCGAGAGAGGGCGCCTCTTCCTGAATGCCGCCGGAATCGGTGAGGATCAGCCAGGAATGGTTCATCAGCCAGACAAACGGCAGGTAATCCTGAGGTTCAATCAGCAGGACATTGTCGACATGACCCAGAATGCGGTTAACCGGCTCGCTGACGTTAGGATTGAGGTGAACCGGATAGACAATTTGCACATCGTCGTTCTGCGCCGCAATTTCCGCCAGCGCGTGACAGATTTGCTCAAAACCGCGGCCAAAGCTTTCGCGCCGATGGCCTGTGACCAGGATGGTTTTTTTGCCGTTGTGGAGGAACGGATAGCGGGCAGCGAGTTCTTTTTTAAGATCGTCATTGGCGAGGACGCGGTCACGTACCCAAATTAATGCATCAATGACCGTATTGCCGGTGACAAAGATTTTGTTATCGGCAATATTTTCACGCAGCAGGTTCTGACGCGAGTTTTCCGTTGGCGCAAAGTGGTACATCGCCAGATGGCCCGTTAACGTGCGGTTGGCCTCCTCTGGCCACGGCGAATAAAGATTGCCAGTGCGCAGACCCGCTTCAACATGCCCCACGGGAATACGCTGGTAAAACGCGGCCAGACTGGTCGCCACGGTCGTGGTGGTGTCGCCGTGTACCAGCACCACGTCAGGTTTGAATGACTCCAGGATCGGCTTAAGATCTTGTAGAATGCGGCAGGTTATCTCCGTCAACCCTTGCCCCGGCTTCATAATATTAAGGTCGTAATCCGGGGCGATGGAGAAGAGCGTTAAAACCTGATCGAGCATCTCACGGTGCTGGGCCGTGACGCACACTTTCGCTTCAATATCAGGATCGCTGGCCAGCGCATGAACCAGAGGTGCCATCTTGATGGCCTCAGGCCGGGTGCCAAATACGGTAAGTACTTTCACATCGATTCTCTTCGATTAGACGATGAAGGCTATGCCTTCATCGTAAACGGCGTTCTTAGTTTGTACGACGACGCGTTAACGCCACGCCAGCACCAACGAGTGCCCCCACAATCCCCCACATGATCATCAGGAATGCGCGGCGCGGACTGTCGCGTTTTACAGGTTCTTCAGGCGTTCGCAAATAACGATAGGTCTGAAAACGCGGGTCCAGGGATGGACCGACATTGAGCGTATTAAGCATCGCGCGATTTTGATCGTAGTCGAGGTCAAAATCAGGCCCAACGGCCTTCAGGTTTTCCAGGCGCGCCTGCAGCATAGGGCGACCAAGCAGGAACATTTCAGAATCAGGCAGCTCATCAGCCGGCACGTCCGTCTCCGTACGGGAAATATTGTGCTGTTCCGCAATTTTCAGCGCCTGCTCAACGTTATGCACGCGACGACCGAAAATGGTATTCGCCACCTCTTCCTGACGTTTCACCTGCGCTTTCATCTGAATGTTGCGGGCCGCCCAGGCACCTTTAAGCTCTTCGTTAAGATGGCTTGCGGCACGCTGGCTGGCAAACGCGACGTACTGGCGCAGCAGGTTGTTGGCGTCAGGCGCGGTTTCTGCAATCAGCTTGACGCTGTCATTCACGTTACGCAGCGCGTCGCCCGGCATAAACTGAATATTGTTAATCAGATCGTCCAGCAGGGCGGCATCGGCTTTAGTGTTATCCACCCGACGCTGCTTGAAGTAGTCAGTCTGGGACCAGAAATCGCGGCGGGTATCCCACGAAGCCAGCTGCATCACAAACTCTTTATAGGCTTCATCCATAACGGAAGCCTGGTCAGGTGTGGCAAGACTGGCTTTAATGTCCAGGTTTCGCAGGAATTGCTGCTGGGAATAATATCCCCCAAGCATGTTAACCGTTGGTTTATCCGTGATTGCCGTGGCGCTCCACTCTTGCTTTGCAAAGAAGGTATAAGCCAGCGCCAGGAGCGCAAACCCCAGCGCGATCCCCGCAATCCAAAGTTTGCCTGCCCATAACAGGCGAAACAAACCCCGAATATCCAGTTCATTCTCAGTTACCACTGATTTCGCTCCCGCCAACGGTTGAGTCATCATAGTCCCGGTTTTACTTAGTTAATGTTGTATGTTTGCCACTGTTACGACGCATCCTGCGCTTAATACGTTTAATGAAGCGTGCTACTTTCCATGCGCGCTTGATGCAGTAGCCATAGAGAGAAAAAGCTAGCAAGAACAATACCAACATAGCCCATTCAGGCACAAAATGTGTATATTCCGCCGTCACGCCAATCCCCGCCAGAATAGCAGCCGCCAGCGTAATAAGCACAAATGCCTGTCTGGAAGTGAACCCGGCTCGCATGATCAAGTGATGAATGTGCTGGCGGTCAGCAGAGAAAGGACTCATCCCTTTACGCAGGCGGCGATACATAATCGCAACCATATCCATTAACGGGATAGCGATAATCCATAATGCCGTCACCGGGCTAACAGGATGAACATCACCCTGAGTGGTTTCCAGCAAGATCCAAATGATAGTAAAGCCGATAAGGGTGCTACCCGCATCACCCATGAATACCTTATAGCGCCGTCCCAATGCGCCGAGGTTTAACAAGATATAAGGCAGGATGGCCGCAATCATGGCAAAACACCACATAGCAAGGCTATATTGCCCATCGAACCATAAAATGAAACCTATTGCGGCAAACGAGACGCAGGACAAGCCTCCCAGCAAACCATCAATACCGTCAACCATGTTGAACGCGTTGATTGCGACCCACACGGCAAATAGCGTCAGGAAGTAACCGAACGGACCGAGTTCCATCTCCCAGGAGCCAAAAATATAGCCAAGGCTGCTCAAGTGCAGTTTAGCGAAAACCATCATAGCGATCGCCACAGCAGCCTGAACGAAGGCGCGAATTTTGACGCTAATATCATAACGGTCATCAAGAGCGCCAACCACCACCAGTACCGTCGCGCAGGTCAGATACAGCCTGGCATGCGGAATATAGTAATCCGCGATAGCAAACGTGAAGCAGATCCCCGCGAAAACAGAAATGCCACCGACCAGAGGGATCATGCCTTGATGACGTTTACGAAAGTTGGGTTTATCCACTAACCCCAGATATTTCGCCACCTTACGTGCCAGAAACAAAAAGCAGGTGGTAAATAAGAAAATACTGGTTAGTTCAGCAAACGTATCAAGTAGGTTCACAATGGATGTTCTCAACAAATGTTAGTCAAGGAAGTATAACCATCAAGGCGCTGAGCCTGAAGTTATAAAGCAAACCTCTTACAGTTCCATTTGTTTATTATTCAAGCTATTAATGTTTTTACTGTGCGAATTATCTTATTGTCGCACCGCCCAGTCAAAAATTGGGAGTACAGGGTACTAGCGTATAATCCATAAAAGAAAAACGCCACGTAAAAACGTGGCGTTCGCTGGCTTTATTTGCGTTACGAGCGCTTCATCATGTCGAAGAAATCGTCGTTGGTTTTGGTCATCGCCAGTTTGTTAATGAGGAACTCCATCGCGTCAATTTCACCCATTGGATGGATGATTTTGCGCAGGATCCACATTTTCTGCAGCTCTTCCTGCGTGGTGAGCAGCTCTTCTTTACGGGTACCGGAACGGTTGTAGTCGATAGCCGGGAAGACGCGTTTTTCAGCGATCTTACGAGAAAGATGCAGTTCCATGTTACCTGTACCTTTAAATTCTTCGTAAATCACTTCGTCCATTTTTGAACCGGTATCGATCAGCGCCGTCGCGATAATGGTCAGGCTGCCGCCCTCTTCCACGTTACGCGCGGCACCGAAGAAGCGTTTCGGACGGTGCAGGGCGTTAGCATCCACACCACCGGTCAGCACTTTACCGGACGCCGGAACCACGGTGTTGTAGGCGCGCGCCAGACGGGTAATGGAGTCAAGCAGGATGATCACGTCTTTCTTGTGCTCAACCAGGCGTTTCGCCTTCTCGATGACCATTTCCGCAACCTGAACGTGGCGAGAGGCTGGCTCGTCGAAGGTTGAAGCAACCACTTCACCTTTAACCAGACGCTGCATCTCGGTCACTTCTTCCGGACGTTCGTCAATCAGCAGCACCATCAGTACGCAGTCTGGGTGATTATAGGCGATGCTCTGCGCGATGTTCTGCAGCAGCATGGTTTTACCCGCTTTTGGCGGCGCCACAATCAGACCACGCTGGCCGCGACCAATAGGTGATGCCAGATCCAGAACGCGCGCCGTTAAATCTTCGGTCGAACCGTTACCACGCTCCATGCGCAGGCGAGAGTTCGCGTGCAGCGGCGTTAAGTTCTCAAAGAGGATCTTATTACGCGAGTTTTCAGGTTTGTCGAAGTTAACTTCGTTGACTTTCAACAGCGCAAAGTAGCGTTCACCCTCTTTAGGAGGACGAATCTTACCTGAAATGGTGTCACCAGTGCGGAGGTTGAAACGGCGGATTTGGCTAGGGGATACGTAGATGTCGTCAGGGCCGGCGAGGTAGGAGCTGTCTGCAGAGCGGAGGAAACCAAATCCGTCTTGCAATATCTCCAGCACACCGTCGCCAAAGATATCTTCGCCACTCTTAGCGTGCTGCTTCAGGATGGCGAAAATGATGTCCTGCTTGCGCATACGAGCCTGGTTTTCCAGCCCCATATTTTCGCCGAGAGTGATCAGCTCAGAAACCGGCGTATTCTTTAATTCGGTAAGATTCATAATGGTGTGGGTTCTTAAACTCGGGGTGATTCTCGAACTTAATGTTGTGAATGGTATGGCAGGGTCATCCATGCCTGTTTAGCGGCCATCAACTCATGTCTGTTCGCTGTCTGGTCACAGGGAAAGAACGCAGAACTGAAACGACAAGACGGATTTGAGTGACAAGCCCGGAATTTAGCCACTTCACGCACTGTTCATGTCAACAACGGGAAGTATCGGGTAAAACAAGATTCAAACAACAAGATATGTTTAAAACGAAGTCATAGCTAACTTAGCACGACTTCAGCCGGGCGTCCAGAGTTCCACATCATTTAGCCGGGAGCTCTGAACGCGCAGCGGAGAAACCTTACGCCAGGTTAGCGTCCAGGAACTCTTTCAGTTGACCTTTGGACAGCGCGCCCACTTTGGTCGCTGCCACTTCGCCGTTTTTGAACAGCAGCAGGGTCGGGATGCCACGGATACCGTATTTTGGTGCGGTGCCCGGGTTCTGGTCGATGTTCAGCTTGGCAACGGTCAGTTTGCCCTGATATTCGTCAGCGATCTCATCCAGAATCGGGGCGATCATTTTGCAAGGACCACACCATTCAGCCCAGAAATCGACGAGGATCAGCCCGTCAGCCTTAAGTACGTCCGTGTCAAAACTGTCGTCAGTCAGGTGAATAATTTTATCGCTCATATATAACTCCACAGGAATAAGCCTGGTACGTTGGTTTTGTCTCCACCAACGACGTGTTGATGTCGCATTAACCAACTAAAGGTTGACTTTATTTCACCGGATACGCTTTCGTAAAGCAATAGTAAGCTGATATTCTACCACACTATGAGCAAAACACATTTAACAGAACAGAAGTTTTCCGACTTCGCCCTGCACCCAAAAGTGATCGAAGCCCTTGAAACTAAAGGGTTTCATAACTGCACGCCCATTCAGGCCCTCGCGCTGCCGCTGACGCTGGCCGGTCGCGATGTTGCAGGGCAGGCGCAAACCGGTACCGGCAAAACGATGGCGTTTTTGACGTCAACGTTTCATTATTTACTTTCTCACCCAGCGATTGCAGACCGCAAAGTTAACCAGCCGCGCGCGCTCATTATGGCCCCGACGCGAGAACTGGCGGTACAGATCCACGCAGACGCTGAACCCCTGGCACAGGCTACTGGTCTCAAGCTTGGCCTGGCCTATGGCGGTGACGGCTACGATAAGCAGCTGAAAGTGCTGGAAAGCGGCGTGGATATCCTGATCGGTACCACCGGCCGTCTTATCGATTACGCCAAACAGAACCACATTAATCTCGGCGCAATCCAGGTTGTGGTGCTTGATGAAGCCGACCGTATGTACGATCTGGGCTTCATTAAAGATATCCGCTGGCTGTTCCGCCGCATGCCGCCGGCCAATCAGCGTCTGAATATGCTGTTCTCTGCCACCCTCTCTTATCGCGTGCGTGAACTGGCGTTTGAACAGATGAACAACGCCGAATATGTGGAAGTGGAGCCTGAGCAGAAAACGGGTCACCGCATTAAGGAAGAGCTCTTCTATCCTTCTAATGAAGAGAAAATGCGTCTGCTGCAAACGCTGATCGAAGAAGAGTGGCCGGACCGCGCCATTATCTTCGCAAACACCAAACACCGCTGTGAGGACATCTGGGGCCATCTGGCTGCGGACGGTCACCGTGTTGGCCTGCTGACCGGCGACGTGGCGCAGAAAAAACGCCTGCGCATCCTCGACGAATTTACCCGTGGCGATCTTGATATTCTGGTCGCAACCGACGTGGCGGCACGTGGTTTACACATTCCAGCCGTGACGCACGTCTTTAACTACGATCTGCCAGACGACTGCGAAGACTACGTACACCGTATCGGTCGTACCGGTCGTGCGGGCGCAAGCGGTCACTCAATTAGCCTTGCGTGTGAAGAGTATGCGCTGAATCTTCCAGCCATCGAGACCTATATCGGTCACTCTATTCCGCAGAGCAAATATAATCCGGAAGCGCTGTTAAGCGAACTGCCGCCGCCTAAGCGTCTAACCCGCCCACGCTCCGGCAATGGTCCGCGTCGTTCAGGCGGCGCACCGCGTAATCGTCGTCGTTCAGGTTAAAAAAATATGCTCAGCTCCACCTCGCTTTATGCGGCAATTGATCTCGGTTCGAATAGTTTTCATATGCTGGTTGTGCGCGAGGTGGCGGGAAGCATACAAACGCTGACGCGCATCAAGCGCAAGGTCCGCCTCGCGGCGGGCCTGAGCAGCGACAATCACCTCTCACCTGAAGCCATGGAACGTGGCTGGCAGTGTCTGCGACTCTTTGCCGAGCGTCTGCAGGATATCCCTCATGCCCAAATCACCGTGGTGGCTACAGCCACGCTCCGCCTGGCGGTTAACGCCGTGGATTTTATTGCCAAAGCGCAGGAAATTCTGGGTTGTCCGGTACAGGTTATCAGCGGTGAAGAAGAAGCTCGCCTGATTTATCAGGGCGTTGCACACACCACGGGGGGTGACGATCGCCGCCTGGTGGTGGATATCGGCGGTGCCAGTACCGAGCTTGTGACCGGCACCGGCGCGCAGGCAACGTCGCTCTTCAGCCTGTCGATGGGCTGCGTGACCTGGCTTGAGCGCTATTTTACCGATCGTAATCTGGGTAAAGAAAACTTCGACGAGGCGGAAAACGCCGCGCGCGACGTGTTGCGCCCGGTGATGGACGAGCTGCGCTATCACGGCTGGAAGGTCTGCGTGGGCGCCTCGGGTACCGTGCAGGCTCTGCAGGAAATCATGATGGCGCAGGGAATGGACGAGCGGATCACGCTTGCCAAACTTCAGCAGCTAAAACAGCGCGCCATTCAGTGCGGACGCCTGGAAGAGCTGGAAATTGAAGGCCTGACGCTGGAGCGCGCCCTGGTCTTCCCGAGCGGGCTGGCTATCCTTATCGCCATTTTCACCGAGCTGAATATCCAGTGTATGACTCTGGCCGGCGGCGCGCTGCGCGAGGGTCTGGTCTACGGGATGCTGCATCTGGCGGTCGATCAGGATATCCGCAGCCGTACCCTGCGCAACGTGCAGCGTCGTTTTCTGGTTGATATCGATCAGGCAGGGCGCGTATCGCAGCTGGCGTCACGTTTCGCCGATCGGGTCGCTAACGTCTGGGATCTTGATAATCTGAGCCGGGATCTGCTGCTGAGCGCCTGCGCGCTACACGAAGTGGGGTTAAGCATAGATTTTAAGCAGGCACCGGCGCATGCAGCGTATCTGGTACGGAATCTCGATCTGCCGGGCTATACGCCCGCGCAGAAAAAATTGCTGGCAACGCTGCTGCTGAACCAGACCAATGCCGTCGACCTCTCCTCTCTGCATCAGCAAAACGCCGTACCGCCGCGCGTGGCCGAGCATCTGTGCCGTCTGCTGCGTCTGGCGATTCTGTTTGCCAGCCGTCGCCGCGACGATCTGCTGCCTGCCATTAATCTGGTGGCGAATGACGAGACGCTTTCGCTGACGCTGCCGGAGAACTGGATCGATCGTCACCCGTTAGGGGCAGAGATGATCGAGCAGGAGTGCCAGTGGCAGAGCTATGTGCACTGGGTGCTGGAAGTGAAATAAGATCGTGAAAAATGCCGGGTGGCCTACGCTTACCCGGCCTACAAGCCTTTCGGACTCATCCTTTCTCTTTGGCTTTTGCCAGCATGGCGCGAATGTTCGCCACGTTAGCCTGGCCCTTGTGCATCCGCTCTTCAGCGGTAATCACCTTGCGCTCCTGCTCCCAAATCAGGTCATCCTGCGGCAGTTCCAGCAGAAAACGGCTCGGCTCCGGGCGGACCAGCTCACCGTACTGGCGGCGCTCTTTGCACAGCGTGAACGTCAGCTCTTTCTGCGCGCGGGTGATCCCCACGTAGGCCAGGCGGCGCTCCTCGTCGACGTTGTCTTCATCAATGCTGCTCTGGTGCGGCAATAATCCCTCTTCCATACCGACCAGATACACATACGGGAACTCCAGACCTTTCGACGCATGCAGCGTCATCAGCTGCACCTGATCGGCCTCTTCTTCGCTCTCGCCGCGCTCCATCATGTCGCGCAGGGTGAAGCGGGTGACCACCTGGGTCAGGGTCATCGGCTCGTCGATTTCCGAGCCTTCCAGCATTTCAGTCATCCAGCTAAAGAGCTGGTTAACGTTTTTCATCCGCATCTCAGCCGCTTTCGGGCTGGCGGACGTTTCGTATAGCCAGGATTCGTAATCAATACCGTGGATAAGATCGCGCACCGCCGCCACCGGCTCACGCTCTGCGAGACGCTGCACGTCGCCAAGCCAGTGGGTGAAGCGGGTGAGATTATCGTATCCGCGCCCCGTCAGCGTCTGGCTCAGGCCCATATCAAAGCTGGCGGTAAACAGGCTTTTATTGCGGGTCATCGCCCACTCGCCCAGCTTTTGCAGCGTCGCCGGGCCAATCTCGCGCTTCGGCGTATTTACGATGCGCAGAAACGCGCTGTCGTCATCCGGGTTAGTGAGCACGCGCAGATAGGCCAGCAGATCTTTAATTTCTGGCCGTGAGAAGAACGAGGTGCCGCCCGAGATTTTGTACGGTATGCGGTTCTGCATCAGCATCTTTTCAAAGACGCGCGACTGATGATTGCCGCGATAGAGGATCGCGTAATCCTTATATTCAGTTTTGTTGACGAAGTGATGGGCGATGAGTTCGCCCGTGACGCGCTCCGCTTCATGCTCTTCGTTGTTGGCGCTGAGCACTTTCAGCTCCGTACCATAGCCCAGCTCGGAGAAGAGACGCTTCTCAAACACGTGCGGGTTATTGGCAATCAGGATGTTTGCCGCCTTCAGGATACGCCCGGAGGAGCGATAGTTCTGCTCCAGCTTAATCACCTGCAGCGCCGGGAAGTCTTTGCTCAGCAGCACCAGGTTTTGCGGACGCGCGCCGCGCCAGGAGTAAATTGACTGGTCGTCATCGCCTACCACGGTGAAACGCGCGCGCTGGCCCACCAGCAGCTTCACCAGCTCGTACTGGCTGGTGTTGGTGTCCTGATATTCATCCACCAGCAGGTAGCGGATTTTATTCTGCCAGCGCTCGCGCACTTCTTCATTGCGCTGTAAAAGCAGCGTCGGCAGCAGGATCAGGTCGTCGAAGTCCAGCACGTTGCACGCTTTCATGTGCGCGTCGTACAGGCCATAGCAGTGGGCGAAGATCCGATCCCGTTCGCCTTTGGCGATCGCCGCGGCCTGGGCCGGGGTCATCAGATCGTTCTTCCAGTTCGAAATCGTCGAGATCAGCTGCTGCAGCAGCACCTTGTCATCTTCGATCAGCCCCTCGGTGAGCTCTTTGAGCAGCGCCACCTGATCGGTGTCGTCGAAGAGCGAGAAGTTGGACTTCATTCCCAGCGCGGCATACTCGCGCTTAATGATATCCAGCCCAAGCGTGTGGAAGGTGGAAATCATCAGGCCGCGCGCCTCTTTACGGCCCAGCGTCTGACCGACGCGCTCTTTCATCTCGCGCGCCGCTTTGTTGGTAAAGGTGACCGCCGCAATGTGGCACGCCTGATAGCCACAGCCGCGGATCAGGT from Enterobacter chengduensis includes:
- the rep gene encoding DNA helicase Rep, whose product is MRLNPGQQQAVEFVTGPCLVLAGAGSGKTRVITNKIAHLIRGCGYQACHIAAVTFTNKAAREMKERVGQTLGRKEARGLMISTFHTLGLDIIKREYAALGMKSNFSLFDDTDQVALLKELTEGLIEDDKVLLQQLISTISNWKNDLMTPAQAAAIAKGERDRIFAHCYGLYDAHMKACNVLDFDDLILLPTLLLQRNEEVRERWQNKIRYLLVDEYQDTNTSQYELVKLLVGQRARFTVVGDDDQSIYSWRGARPQNLVLLSKDFPALQVIKLEQNYRSSGRILKAANILIANNPHVFEKRLFSELGYGTELKVLSANNEEHEAERVTGELIAHHFVNKTEYKDYAILYRGNHQSRVFEKMLMQNRIPYKISGGTSFFSRPEIKDLLAYLRVLTNPDDDSAFLRIVNTPKREIGPATLQKLGEWAMTRNKSLFTASFDMGLSQTLTGRGYDNLTRFTHWLGDVQRLAEREPVAAVRDLIHGIDYESWLYETSASPKAAEMRMKNVNQLFSWMTEMLEGSEIDEPMTLTQVVTRFTLRDMMERGESEEEADQVQLMTLHASKGLEFPYVYLVGMEEGLLPHQSSIDEDNVDEERRLAYVGITRAQKELTFTLCKERRQYGELVRPEPSRFLLELPQDDLIWEQERKVITAEERMHKGQANVANIRAMLAKAKEKG
- the gppA gene encoding guanosine-5'-triphosphate,3'-diphosphate diphosphatase codes for the protein MLSSTSLYAAIDLGSNSFHMLVVREVAGSIQTLTRIKRKVRLAAGLSSDNHLSPEAMERGWQCLRLFAERLQDIPHAQITVVATATLRLAVNAVDFIAKAQEILGCPVQVISGEEEARLIYQGVAHTTGGDDRRLVVDIGGASTELVTGTGAQATSLFSLSMGCVTWLERYFTDRNLGKENFDEAENAARDVLRPVMDELRYHGWKVCVGASGTVQALQEIMMAQGMDERITLAKLQQLKQRAIQCGRLEELEIEGLTLERALVFPSGLAILIAIFTELNIQCMTLAGGALREGLVYGMLHLAVDQDIRSRTLRNVQRRFLVDIDQAGRVSQLASRFADRVANVWDLDNLSRDLLLSACALHEVGLSIDFKQAPAHAAYLVRNLDLPGYTPAQKKLLATLLLNQTNAVDLSSLHQQNAVPPRVAEHLCRLLRLAILFASRRRDDLLPAINLVANDETLSLTLPENWIDRHPLGAEMIEQECQWQSYVHWVLEVK
- the rhlB gene encoding ATP-dependent RNA helicase RhlB gives rise to the protein MSKTHLTEQKFSDFALHPKVIEALETKGFHNCTPIQALALPLTLAGRDVAGQAQTGTGKTMAFLTSTFHYLLSHPAIADRKVNQPRALIMAPTRELAVQIHADAEPLAQATGLKLGLAYGGDGYDKQLKVLESGVDILIGTTGRLIDYAKQNHINLGAIQVVVLDEADRMYDLGFIKDIRWLFRRMPPANQRLNMLFSATLSYRVRELAFEQMNNAEYVEVEPEQKTGHRIKEELFYPSNEEKMRLLQTLIEEEWPDRAIIFANTKHRCEDIWGHLAADGHRVGLLTGDVAQKKRLRILDEFTRGDLDILVATDVAARGLHIPAVTHVFNYDLPDDCEDYVHRIGRTGRAGASGHSISLACEEYALNLPAIETYIGHSIPQSKYNPEALLSELPPPKRLTRPRSGNGPRRSGGAPRNRRRSG
- the wecA gene encoding UDP-N-acetylglucosamine--undecaprenyl-phosphate N-acetylglucosaminephosphotransferase is translated as MNLLDTFAELTSIFLFTTCFLFLARKVAKYLGLVDKPNFRKRHQGMIPLVGGISVFAGICFTFAIADYYIPHARLYLTCATVLVVVGALDDRYDISVKIRAFVQAAVAIAMMVFAKLHLSSLGYIFGSWEMELGPFGYFLTLFAVWVAINAFNMVDGIDGLLGGLSCVSFAAIGFILWFDGQYSLAMWCFAMIAAILPYILLNLGALGRRYKVFMGDAGSTLIGFTIIWILLETTQGDVHPVSPVTALWIIAIPLMDMVAIMYRRLRKGMSPFSADRQHIHHLIMRAGFTSRQAFVLITLAAAILAGIGVTAEYTHFVPEWAMLVLFLLAFSLYGYCIKRAWKVARFIKRIKRRMRRNSGKHTTLTK
- the rho gene encoding transcription termination factor Rho; protein product: MNLTELKNTPVSELITLGENMGLENQARMRKQDIIFAILKQHAKSGEDIFGDGVLEILQDGFGFLRSADSSYLAGPDDIYVSPSQIRRFNLRTGDTISGKIRPPKEGERYFALLKVNEVNFDKPENSRNKILFENLTPLHANSRLRMERGNGSTEDLTARVLDLASPIGRGQRGLIVAPPKAGKTMLLQNIAQSIAYNHPDCVLMVLLIDERPEEVTEMQRLVKGEVVASTFDEPASRHVQVAEMVIEKAKRLVEHKKDVIILLDSITRLARAYNTVVPASGKVLTGGVDANALHRPKRFFGAARNVEEGGSLTIIATALIDTGSKMDEVIYEEFKGTGNMELHLSRKIAEKRVFPAIDYNRSGTRKEELLTTQEELQKMWILRKIIHPMGEIDAMEFLINKLAMTKTNDDFFDMMKRS
- the trxA gene encoding thioredoxin TrxA, which codes for MSDKIIHLTDDSFDTDVLKADGLILVDFWAEWCGPCKMIAPILDEIADEYQGKLTVAKLNIDQNPGTAPKYGIRGIPTLLLFKNGEVAATKVGALSKGQLKEFLDANLA
- the wzzE gene encoding ECA polysaccharide chain length modulation protein, which encodes MTQPLAGAKSVVTENELDIRGLFRLLWAGKLWIAGIALGFALLALAYTFFAKQEWSATAITDKPTVNMLGGYYSQQQFLRNLDIKASLATPDQASVMDEAYKEFVMQLASWDTRRDFWSQTDYFKQRRVDNTKADAALLDDLINNIQFMPGDALRNVNDSVKLIAETAPDANNLLRQYVAFASQRAASHLNEELKGAWAARNIQMKAQVKRQEEVANTIFGRRVHNVEQALKIAEQHNISRTETDVPADELPDSEMFLLGRPMLQARLENLKAVGPDFDLDYDQNRAMLNTLNVGPSLDPRFQTYRYLRTPEEPVKRDSPRRAFLMIMWGIVGALVGAGVALTRRRTN
- the wecC gene encoding UDP-N-acetyl-D-mannosamine dehydrogenase, producing the protein MSFNTISVIGLGYIGLPTAAAFASRQKQVVGVDINARAVETINRGEIHIVEPALDRVVKEAVEGGFLRASTIPVEADAYLIAVPTPFKGDHEPDMAFVEAAARSIAPVLKKGALVILESTSPVGATEQMAQWLADARPDLRFPQQAGEQADINIAYCPERVLPGQVMVELIKNDRVIGGMTPVCSERASALYKIFLEGECVVTNSRTAEMCKLTENSFRDVNIAFANELSLICADQGINVWELISLANRHPRVNILQPGPGVGGHCIAVDPWFIVAQNPAQARLIRTAREVNDSKPHWVLSQVKSTVADCLAESGKRASELKIACFGLAFKPNIDDLRESPAMEIAEMIAEWHKGETLVVEPNIHELPAKLAGHCTLTALDDALATADVLVLLVDHKAFKATSGDAVRQQYIVDTKGVWR
- the wecB gene encoding non-hydrolyzing UDP-N-acetylglucosamine 2-epimerase, which produces MKVLTVFGTRPEAIKMAPLVHALASDPDIEAKVCVTAQHREMLDQVLTLFSIAPDYDLNIMKPGQGLTEITCRILQDLKPILESFKPDVVLVHGDTTTTVATSLAAFYQRIPVGHVEAGLRTGNLYSPWPEEANRTLTGHLAMYHFAPTENSRQNLLRENIADNKIFVTGNTVIDALIWVRDRVLANDDLKKELAARYPFLHNGKKTILVTGHRRESFGRGFEQICHALAEIAAQNDDVQIVYPVHLNPNVSEPVNRILGHVDNVLLIEPQDYLPFVWLMNHSWLILTDSGGIQEEAPSLGKPVLVMRETTERPEAVKAGTVRLVGTNAQLIVEEVTHLLHDDEAYQAMSRAHNPYGDGQACGRILHALKHNRVSL